In the genome of Streptomyces pactum, one region contains:
- a CDS encoding S8 family serine peptidase, with product MTPLDLVGLTPLMRRTAGRAEVAVGLIDGGVALDHPDLAGHPVRRLRPEGPGHGCHPGDVACAHGTYVAGILSARRGSAAPAVCPHCTLLVRPLFSACRGDRAPRPAEGGGGAPDGRARPGTGRPAAPPDRPVPWPGDGPVPSPGRRTVPPGGPAAEPEELAAAIIETVDAGARVINLSLARAQPSGAAHRGLEEALDHAARHGVLTVVAAGNQGTLGTSPLTRHPWTIPVVACDRAGRPLDLSNLGGAIGRNGLGAPGDGITSLGVDGTALTLSGTSAAAPFVTGAIALLWSEFPAAPAAEVRFAVTRSAARRRSSVAPPLLDAWAAYQLLASRGGPRPRPAGA from the coding sequence ATGACCCCCCTGGATCTGGTGGGGCTGACGCCCCTGATGCGCCGCACCGCGGGCCGCGCCGAGGTGGCCGTCGGTCTGATCGACGGCGGCGTGGCGCTGGACCATCCGGACCTCGCCGGACACCCGGTGCGGCGGCTCCGTCCGGAGGGCCCCGGGCACGGCTGCCACCCCGGCGACGTGGCCTGCGCACACGGTACGTACGTGGCCGGGATCCTCAGCGCCCGGCGCGGCTCGGCGGCACCGGCCGTCTGTCCGCACTGCACCCTGCTGGTGCGGCCCCTGTTCTCCGCCTGCCGGGGGGACCGGGCGCCCCGGCCCGCGGAAGGGGGTGGCGGTGCCCCGGACGGGCGCGCGCGCCCCGGCACCGGCCGCCCCGCCGCGCCGCCGGACAGGCCGGTCCCGTGGCCGGGGGACGGGCCGGTCCCGTCACCGGGCAGGCGGACCGTGCCGCCGGGCGGGCCGGCCGCCGAGCCCGAGGAACTGGCCGCCGCCATCATCGAGACCGTGGACGCGGGAGCGCGGGTGATCAACCTCAGTCTCGCCCGGGCGCAGCCGTCCGGCGCCGCGCACCGCGGCCTCGAAGAAGCCCTGGACCACGCCGCGCGTCACGGTGTGCTCACCGTGGTCGCGGCCGGCAACCAGGGCACGCTCGGCACCTCGCCCCTCACCCGGCACCCGTGGACCATCCCGGTGGTCGCCTGCGACCGGGCCGGGAGGCCGCTGGACCTGTCGAACCTGGGCGGCGCCATCGGGCGCAACGGGCTCGGTGCGCCCGGCGACGGCATCACCAGCCTGGGCGTCGACGGCACGGCGCTCACCCTGAGCGGGACCAGCGCCGCCGCGCCGTTCGTCACCGGTGCGATCGCGCTGCTCTGGTCGGAGTTCCCGGCCGCACCGGCGGCCGAGGTGCGTTTCGCGGTCACCCGCTCCGCCGCCCGGAGGCGGAGTTCGGTGGCGCCGCCGCTGCTGGACGCCTGGGCCGCGTACCAGCTGCTGGCCTCGCGCGGCGGGCCGCGCCCGCGGCCGGCCGGCGCCTGA
- a CDS encoding S1 family peptidase yields the protein MLSSKSRRRRAAGITAVGAFAMAACATLMTGSARAIVNGTDSTERYAFMATIPESAPDQGVYDGNCGATLIDPQWVLTAAHCVRGDGLELDGTVRIGSDHRKTGGTVRAIERTVVHPGYVNGEGRAANKDDIALVRLDRPVAEEPIRIAGQAGRPGTPTRILGFGTTVDTELRFAERMQELDTRRGAVAECAPGYADRTRLCTISRVPGAMACFGDSGGPQIRKGRHGRWELVGTTSGPGAPGVACSEGPGLYSNVPAYAEWIRKTIKRNT from the coding sequence GTGCTCAGTTCGAAGTCGCGGCGCCGCCGCGCGGCCGGCATCACCGCCGTAGGCGCTTTCGCCATGGCGGCGTGCGCCACCCTGATGACCGGCAGCGCCCGAGCGATCGTCAACGGGACCGACTCCACCGAGCGCTACGCGTTCATGGCGACGATCCCGGAGTCGGCTCCGGACCAGGGGGTGTACGACGGTAACTGCGGCGCGACGCTGATCGATCCGCAGTGGGTGCTGACGGCGGCCCACTGCGTGCGGGGTGACGGCCTCGAACTGGACGGTACCGTCCGGATCGGGAGCGACCACCGGAAGACCGGCGGCACCGTCCGCGCCATCGAGCGGACCGTCGTCCATCCCGGCTACGTGAACGGCGAGGGCAGGGCTGCCAACAAGGACGACATCGCGCTCGTCCGCCTCGACCGCCCGGTCGCCGAGGAACCCATCCGCATCGCGGGGCAGGCCGGGCGGCCGGGTACCCCCACCCGGATCCTGGGATTCGGCACCACCGTCGACACCGAGCTGCGCTTCGCGGAGCGGATGCAGGAACTCGACACGCGCAGGGGCGCCGTTGCCGAGTGCGCCCCCGGATACGCGGACCGTACCCGGTTGTGCACGATCAGCCGCGTGCCCGGTGCCATGGCCTGCTTCGGGGACTCCGGCGGACCGCAGATCCGGAAGGGCCGGCACGGGCGGTGGGAACTCGTCGGAACCACATCCGGTCCCGGTGCGCCAGGGGTCGCCTGCTCGGAGGGGCCCGGCCTCTACAGCAACGTGCCCGCCTACGCGGAGTGGATCCGGAAGACCATCAAGCGGAATACCTGA
- a CDS encoding CocE/NonD family hydrolase, with the protein MMVERNVEVPMRDGTVLRADVFRPLSGNSCPVMLLRLPYDKSILTEPGFPSEVAFFVPRGYICVVQDVRGMYASEGVFRPFRDEAPDTVDTIEWAATIEGSNGKVVMAGQSYLGSVQVQAAAERPAPLCGISPVSPLVDFTHNGYRRGGAVESAFFFAWATKMALQAARRDGRDEEAAALAALTEEQPDHPFPPLSRSNAMHAPFDEILKRYDGIAPWVREGLEEAGRPDGGQYLSTRRLVPKIAVPSLYVTSWYDMLLGGVLTAYSVGVATGAAPTHLVIGPWEHAHYGAPQSLAGELDFGPAAEFELWPLVERFFAPLTGMGHGDPLPGVLYFTMGVNEWRSAEVWPPASATVRFFLRSMGGAVTGGPTGTLGTVPPTTGDGAADEWTHDPRHPVPSTGGQTWSIPSGPRDQSGLLERSDVLAFDSEALPSAVEVTGAVHADVWLETDAASADVVAALVDVHPDGRRYTVTQGILRLGTESEPLHDRGSVRFLVDLWATSHVFLEGHRISVHLAASDFPHWDVNPSDGKPWGTSSEPKACRHRLVHDAARPSMVVLPVVGELPVIFEGSGR; encoded by the coding sequence ATGATGGTCGAACGGAATGTCGAAGTACCGATGCGGGACGGTACGGTTCTTCGGGCTGATGTCTTCCGGCCCTTATCGGGCAACAGTTGCCCCGTCATGCTCCTCCGCCTGCCCTACGACAAGTCCATCCTCACCGAGCCGGGATTCCCGTCGGAAGTCGCATTCTTCGTACCGCGTGGATACATCTGCGTCGTTCAGGATGTTCGGGGCATGTACGCTTCCGAAGGCGTGTTCCGGCCTTTCCGTGACGAGGCACCGGACACCGTCGACACCATTGAATGGGCGGCCACCATCGAGGGATCCAACGGAAAAGTCGTGATGGCAGGTCAGTCCTATCTCGGCAGCGTCCAGGTGCAGGCCGCCGCCGAAAGGCCCGCCCCGCTGTGCGGCATCAGCCCGGTCTCGCCTCTGGTCGACTTCACCCACAACGGGTACCGGCGCGGCGGAGCTGTCGAGTCCGCCTTCTTCTTCGCATGGGCGACCAAGATGGCTCTTCAAGCGGCGCGTCGGGACGGTCGCGACGAAGAGGCCGCGGCGCTCGCCGCGCTCACCGAGGAACAGCCGGACCATCCGTTCCCGCCACTGTCCCGGTCGAACGCCATGCACGCGCCCTTCGACGAGATCCTCAAGCGCTATGACGGAATCGCGCCCTGGGTGAGGGAAGGGCTGGAGGAAGCCGGAAGGCCCGATGGGGGGCAGTACCTCTCGACGCGGCGACTCGTGCCGAAGATCGCCGTACCGTCGCTCTATGTGACCAGCTGGTACGACATGCTCCTCGGCGGCGTGCTCACGGCGTACTCGGTGGGCGTCGCCACCGGCGCCGCGCCGACGCACCTTGTCATCGGGCCGTGGGAACACGCGCATTACGGCGCACCGCAGTCCCTTGCGGGAGAGCTCGATTTCGGGCCGGCTGCCGAGTTCGAGCTGTGGCCGCTCGTGGAGCGGTTCTTCGCACCGCTGACGGGCATGGGGCACGGCGATCCCCTTCCAGGGGTGCTGTACTTCACCATGGGCGTCAACGAGTGGCGGTCGGCCGAGGTGTGGCCGCCCGCATCGGCCACCGTCCGATTCTTCCTCCGCTCCATGGGCGGCGCCGTCACCGGCGGGCCGACCGGAACGCTCGGCACGGTCCCGCCGACGACGGGAGACGGAGCGGCGGACGAGTGGACACATGATCCGCGGCATCCCGTGCCGTCGACCGGTGGACAGACCTGGTCGATCCCGAGCGGTCCGCGGGATCAATCGGGACTGCTGGAGCGGAGCGACGTCCTCGCCTTCGACAGCGAGGCGTTGCCCTCCGCCGTGGAGGTCACCGGCGCGGTGCACGCGGACGTCTGGTTGGAGACGGACGCCGCCAGTGCGGATGTCGTGGCCGCTCTGGTCGATGTTCATCCGGACGGTCGGCGTTATACGGTCACACAAGGAATTCTGCGGCTCGGCACCGAGTCGGAGCCTCTTCACGACCGGGGGTCGGTGCGTTTCCTCGTCGACCTGTGGGCGACCAGTCACGTCTTCTTGGAAGGCCACCGGATTTCCGTCCACCTCGCGGCGTCCGACTTCCCGCACTGGGACGTCAACCCGTCCGACGGCAAGCCGTGGGGGACGAGCTCCGAGCCGAAGGCCTGCCGTCACCGCCTGGTGCATGACGCCGCACGGCCGTCGATGGTTGTCCTTCCGGTCGTCGGTGAACTTCCGGTGATCTTCGAGGGCAGCGGGCGCTGA
- a CDS encoding flavodoxin family protein, with protein MTRSFLFLLASARPDGNTAQLARAAAEQLPSGTGQRWLDLARLPLADYVDARHAGEMGPEQENEELLRQATLAATDIVIASPLYWYSLSSYAKRYLDYWSKWLRTPDPDFRETMAGRTLWGVTAMAHREEVVAEPLTLTLHHTAAYMGMRFGGVLLGNGSQPGQVGDDERAAARAKTFFAQEAPLARFPYEQD; from the coding sequence ATGACCCGTTCGTTCCTCTTCCTCCTCGCCAGTGCCCGGCCGGACGGCAACACGGCGCAGCTGGCCCGGGCCGCGGCGGAACAGCTGCCGAGCGGTACCGGGCAACGGTGGCTCGACCTCGCCCGCCTGCCGCTGGCCGATTACGTCGACGCGCGGCACGCCGGGGAGATGGGACCGGAGCAGGAGAACGAGGAACTGCTGCGGCAGGCGACCCTCGCCGCCACCGACATCGTGATCGCCTCTCCGCTGTACTGGTACTCGCTGTCGTCCTACGCCAAGCGCTACCTGGACTACTGGTCGAAGTGGCTGCGCACCCCGGACCCCGACTTCCGCGAGACGATGGCGGGACGCACCCTGTGGGGCGTGACCGCGATGGCCCACCGCGAAGAGGTGGTGGCCGAGCCCCTGACCCTCACCTTGCACCACACCGCCGCCTACATGGGCATGCGCTTCGGCGGAGTGCTGCTGGGCAACGGCTCCCAGCCGGGTCAGGTGGGCGACGACGAGCGGGCGGCCGCCCGAGCCAAGACGTTCTTCGCCCAGGAGGCGCCACTCGCCCGCTTCCCGTACGAGCAGGACTGA